From the Vanessa cardui chromosome 8, ilVanCard2.1, whole genome shotgun sequence genome, the window CAGGAATTTAATCTATCAGAGTTTATTCTGTAAACACCATTAATGTGATATTGCGTATTAAGCCAACAACGGTGACCATTACGCTTCCGCTGAGCACATAAGGGTGATAAGGACAGTCACACTGTGGCGGTTAAACATTAAGCACTTCTTGCCTCTTAGTTTTTAAATCcttaaaatatcgataaaatgttcaatttaaataatataacaaatgaatatgaTATTGAACAGTGGACATTGTTTTTAGAAAAAGTTATCGGTAACAACACTGGCTGGATACAAATCCTAACGGCCGCCGTGCTCATTATAATTTTCATCGTAGGCTTCATCGGCAACTTTCTTACCTGCACAGTAATTTATTGCGATAAGAAGATGCATACGATTACGAATCACTACATTTTCAATATGGCCGCGACAGATTTACTGGTCTCGTTTGGCATATCCCTCGAAGTTTACCTATGTATCACAGATTCATATTTATTTGGAAACATTGCGTGCAAGATCCATTGTTTCTTCGTAGTGCTTCTCTGGAATAACAGTATTCTGGTGATGACGACACTTGCAATAGAGAGGTACTTTGCGATTTGGTATCCTTTGTCGTCGAAATACGTTCCATCTATGAAAAGGGCCAGGAAAATTATTACCGTCATATGGATTATATCGATATGTGAGACGATACCTGAACTGTGGACCGTGGAATTGGTTAAAACGGAGAAAATGTCTTATTGCTTCATTGTTCCGAGTTCGTTGGCTAGAGTGATTAGTGGAGTTCTGGCTTTAGTCACGTTTGTTATACCTCTTACAATAATGTTATTCGTTTATATTATGATCGCTCTCAAAGTGAATAATAGT encodes:
- the LOC124532031 gene encoding neuromedin-U receptor 2-like; protein product: MFNLNNITNEYDIEQWTLFLEKVIGNNTGWIQILTAAVLIIIFIVGFIGNFLTCTVIYCDKKMHTITNHYIFNMAATDLLVSFGISLEVYLCITDSYLFGNIACKIHCFFVVLLWNNSILVMTTLAIERYFAIWYPLSSKYVPSMKRARKIITVIWIISICETIPELWTVELVKTEKMSYCFIVPSSLARVISGVLALVTFVIPLTIMLFVYIMIALKVNNSEKSNSRRTIFNHKNNRRKVNKLVVAITISFLICWLPFFCNRLLFFFCDMQQLMQLDRIWDINYRTLLINSWFSIILNPIIFSLMSSKFRNSLLKLWRTKFKRRPETIYL